The Pseudomonadota bacterium genome window below encodes:
- a CDS encoding LuxR family transcriptional regulator produces MEVIMPSSRISDLIGMALRATSVDDIHSLGSALCRQLGFESFIYGVQFPASLVRPEFVLISSYPQEWRQLYDEKGYIRIDPTVAHCRHRTTPLVWSDIRAGNPKIIDFMMAARDFGLVNGVSFPAHGGRGEAAMLSLASHAPRISEEIFVEALPIAYLMTGYMHEAVLRVFDDTKLQHAHIQLTEREKECLLWTAEGKTTWETSKILNISERTVIFHLKNCSDKLATCNRQQAVARAVSQGLISPRL; encoded by the coding sequence TTGGAGGTCATTATGCCTTCGTCACGAATAAGTGACCTTATCGGCATGGCGCTGCGCGCCACGTCCGTTGACGACATTCATTCCCTCGGTTCTGCTCTCTGTCGCCAACTCGGTTTCGAAAGTTTTATCTATGGCGTGCAGTTTCCCGCCTCATTAGTCAGGCCAGAGTTCGTCTTGATTAGCAGCTATCCACAGGAATGGCGCCAGCTATACGACGAAAAGGGGTATATCCGGATCGATCCGACTGTCGCGCACTGCAGACATCGAACGACTCCGCTAGTCTGGAGCGATATCCGAGCGGGTAATCCTAAGATAATCGACTTTATGATGGCGGCACGCGACTTTGGTTTGGTTAACGGGGTGAGCTTCCCGGCACACGGTGGTCGAGGCGAGGCAGCCATGTTAAGCCTTGCGTCTCATGCCCCGCGCATTAGTGAAGAGATATTCGTTGAAGCGTTACCTATCGCCTATCTGATGACCGGGTATATGCATGAAGCGGTTCTGCGCGTCTTCGATGACACGAAACTTCAACATGCGCATATCCAGTTGACCGAGCGCGAAAAGGAGTGCCTGCTCTGGACCGCCGAGGGCAAGACGACCTGGGAGACGTCCAAAATACTGAACATCTCAGAGCGAACGGTAATTTTTCATCTCAAGAACTGTAGCGACAAACTCGCCACTTGCAACCGCCAACAAGCAGTCGCCAGGGCCGTATCGCAGGGCCTCATATCTCCCCGGTTATAA